The Candidatus Hydrogenedentota bacterium sequence GTCCAAGACGGCAGTGCAGTAGCTATTTACCAAAGTTTAGGAGGGGTGGCAAGTGTAGTAGGCGCGGCGGCTGGCAACAGATCCAAGGAATTCGGCAAAGCGGCAATGACAGGAAGCATGAATGTTCTAATAGGGAGGAGTGAAACTTCCGCTTTGAAGTTCCTCGTTATAGGTTTTCGGATCATGGGCGTGTTGACGTTCTTGGCCGCCGTATTAGAGATGTGGTTTTTTGAATGGATTTCCATTGGAATGAGGATGACCTCTGATAGTTCCCACTTTGTGGTGTGGCTCAAAGTCTGCGGTCTCGGACTGGTTCTCGGTGGATTGATCTACGGTTTAGGAGAACTTATTTCGCTTTTCCAAAAAATGGAAAGCCATCTCCGTAAACTGGCCGAAAAAGCATAAATTGTCGAACTATCACCTTGCCGTATTTCCCACCCATTAACTGTTTCAGAGTACGGCAAGGTGAAAGGTATATTTCACGTAAGTTACAAAACTATTCTTAGCTGACTCATAAGTCGAAAATCGTTGATACCTCTATTTGGCCCAAATTTAATGTTGCATATGAGAAGCGGTTTAACCGGAAACTTGCTTACAAAGAAGAACTTAAGGGCATTGACAATGCAGAACCTTTTGGCCTGCGGTCCTATGATTTCCGAGAAAGTCGATTTAGTCACCTTGTCCGCGAAGCGATAGAAAGCGACAAGATCAGTACTGGCCGCGGCGCAAAATTGCTTCGCATTTCGGTAGAGGAAATGCAGGAACGGATTGCCGGTTGGAAAGCCTTAGGGTGATGCGCTCGGGCGTAGGGGAGGGGCACAATGAACACGGGTGTGTGAATCCCGGGCGCAAAGAGAGCCTGCATCGTATCAGTCAACAACCTCCCAATGCCCTTCTTTACGGCCGCCGACGCGGCGGAGCAGTCCTCTCTCGCGCAGGGATTGGATATTCCGTTCAATAGAGCGTTCGGTGATGCCGATCAAGAGCGCTAATTCTGGGATGGTGATTGCCCTATTCTCCCGGCACGCCTCCAAAATCTTTACCGACGTTTTACCGACCTTATTACGCTCCTTTACCGACGCTTTATCGACACTTACCCGACGCTTTACCGACGCGTTATCAGTCTTATCCCGACGTTTTATCGATTCTTTACCGACGTTATCCCGATTCTTTACCGACGCTTTTGTAGACGCGTCGCCGTCGATTATCCGTAATTCTGCAAGGGGTTTGCGGTGAACGGTTGCGATGAAAAGGTCGCGGTCGTGGTCGTCAGTGAAATCTATGTTCGGCCACGAATCCAACGCCCGTTTAATGCCTGAGCCGAGTCCGTGATAGGGGAGCAGCCCCTTGGCAATGTACGAAACCAAGATAGGATTACGAATATTCGAGATGCCGATCCGTATTTTTGCAACGGTCAAATTGTTGGGCAAATGACCGGGGCTGATGATCTCGATGCGATTATCGAAAACGAATAAACGGATGGGCGCGTTAATCAGATAATCGCGATGGGCAAGGGCATTCACTAAAAGTTCCTCGAACACTCTTTCCGGCACCTCGGGTAATCCTAAAGTGTTTATACCTCGTCCAGCCTGTACCTTATAGAGATTGCGCATAATGAAGGCTAAGGTATCCTCAAATATTTTAGCTAAAGGGCCGGAAAAATCCTCCGTATCCACATAATCAGTGGCATGGATTTCGTTTCGGGGATAGCGAATGGCTTTGACCACAAATTGGGGCACGATAAACTCGGGTTGTTCGGCAAAGAGCAACACTCCGGCAAGGTTCAATTTTCCGTTGGCAGTTGCCAAGTTCATGTTTTGCAACAACCGAGTCAGCTTGGCGCGTGAGTCGGGGTATTCTTGCTTATAGAGGTCGCGCAGGAAGTCGCGAAAACGCAGTTTGTCCAATTTATCAACGCCCGCCTTAGTCGGCAGCTCATCCGCGTGGAACTGATCACTTACTTGGAATAGGCGACGAAGTTCCTCCTTTGAGTTCACGCGCCGTTTATCTGATCCGACCTTCAGCCAGATCACCCCATTTTTATCAAAATAAGGCTTATCGATTCCTTTGGGGACGGTTAGCACAATAACAACGCGTCCATTTTTCATCAATACATTCTCGGTGTTTACTGCCA is a genomic window containing:
- a CDS encoding ATP-dependent DNA helicase RecG; translated protein: MSADELRKLIDKGEDSTLQFKADITNGTSLAAEMSAFANSEGGIILVGVANDGTVPGLSRTDVGRINQLISNTASQSVRSPLAVNTENVLMKNGRVVIVLTVPKGIDKPYFDKNGVIWLKVGSDKRRVNSKEELRRLFQVSDQFHADELPTKAGVDKLDKLRFRDFLRDLYKQEYPDSRAKLTRLLQNMNLATANGKLNLAGVLLFAEQPEFIVPQFVVKAIRYPRNEIHATDYVDTEDFSGPLAKIFEDTLAFIMRNLYKVQAGRGINTLGLPEVPERVFEELLVNALAHRDYLINAPIRLFVFDNRIEIISPGHLPNNLTVAKIRIGISNIRNPILVSYIAKGLLPYHGLGSGIKRALDSWPNIDFTDDHDRDLFIATVHRKPLAELRIIDGDASTKASVKNRDNVGKESIKRRDKTDNASVKRRVSVDKASVKERNKVGKTSVKILEACRENRAITIPELALLIGITERSIERNIQSLRERGLLRRVGGRKEGHWEVVD